From a region of the Saccharomyces paradoxus chromosome IV, complete sequence genome:
- the SNF3 gene encoding glucose sensor (Plasma membrane low glucose sensor, regulates glucose transport~similar to YDL194W), which translates to MDPNSNSSSETLRQEKQGFLDKALQRVKGIALRRNNSNKDHTADDTASSIRTPTGLQLQDLDRQSNMTSMFTDDICTIDDNSVLFSEPPQKQSMMMSICVGVFVAVGGFLFGYDTGLINSITSMNYVKSHVAPNHDSFTAQQMSILVSFLSLGTFFGALTAPFISDSYGRKPTIIFSTIFIFSIGNSLQVGAGGITLLIVGRVISGIGIGAISAVVPLYQAEATHKSLRGAIISTYQWAITWGLLVSSAVSQGTHARNDASSYRIPIGLQYVWSSFLAIGMFFLPESPRYYVLKDKLDEAAKSLSFLRGVPVHDSGLLEELVEIKATYDYEASFGSSNFIDCFISSKSRPKQTLRMFTGIALQAFQQFSGINFIFYYGVNFFNKTGVSNSYLVSFITYAVNVVFNVPGLFFVEFFGRRKVLVVGGVIMTIANFIVAIVGCSLKTVAAAKVMIAFICLFIAAFSATWGGVVWVISAELYPLGVRSKCTAICAAANWLVNFICALITPYIVDTGSHTSSLGAKIFFIWGSLNAMGVIVVYLTVYETKGLTLEEIDELYIKSSSGVVSPKFNKDIRERALKFQYDPLQRLEDGKNTFVAKRNNSDDETPRNDFRNTISGEMDHSPNQEQVHSIPERVDIPTSSEIPQSPENINGIAAPIIPPLQDISIPQAPELVEVQTKYVDLGNGLGLNTYNRGPPSLSSDSSEDYTEDEIIGPSSQGDLSNRSTMNDINDYMARLIHSNSTTSNTTDKFSGNQSTIRYHTASSHSDTTEEDSNLMDLGNGLALNAYNRGPPSILMDSSDEEANDNEEIDNVDSVQDSVGMKERMAQFAQSYIDKRGPPVPETPSYVLSTPLPVLADPNKNNNEDPHSSEENSTNQPVNENNDKK; encoded by the coding sequence CGACGAAACAACAGTAACAAAGACCATACAGCAGATGATACAGCAAGTAGCATACGGACTCCAACAGGCTTGCAATTGCAGGATTTGGACAGGCAATCTAATATGACATCTATGTTTACGGACGACATTTGCACCATAGACGATAACTCAGTCTTATTTTCAGAGCCTCCACAGAAACAATCTATGATGATGTCCATATGTGTCGGTGTCTTTGTTGCAGTTGGTGGATTTCTATTTGGTTATGATACAGGTCTGATCAATAGTATAACATCCATGAACTATGTGAAGTCACATGTAGCTCCTAATCACGATTCGTTCACCGCCCAACAAATGTCCATCTTGGTGTCTTTTTTGTCATTAGGAACTTTTTTTGGAGCTTTAACTGCTCCATTTATATCCGATTCGTACGGTAGGAAGCCTACTATCATTTTCAGTAcaatcttcatcttctctATCGGAAATTCTTTACAGGTAGGCGCTGGAGGAATCACATTATTAATTGTAGGAAGGGTCATTTCAGGCATCGGTATAGGCGCAATCTCAGCCGTTGTTCCATTATATCAGGCAGAAGCTACGCACAAATCATTAAGAGGTGCCATTATTTCTACCTATCAATGGGCCATAACCTGGGGTTTGCTAGTGTCAAGTGCAGTGTCTCAAGGGACACATGCAAGAAATGATGCATCCTCATATCGGATTCCGATAGGATTGCAATATGTTTGGTCGTCGTTTCTCGCTATCGGGATGTTTTTTCTACCAGAGAGTCCGCGTTATTACGTTTTAAAAGACAAGTTAGATGAAGCAGCTAAATCTTTATCGTTTCTGAGAGGTGTACCAGTCCATGATTCTGGGTTACTGGAGGAATTAGTTGAAATAAAGGCAACATATGACTATGAAGCATCTTTTGGTTCTTCTAATTTCATAGATTGTTTTATCTCGAGTAAAAGTAGGCCGAAGCAAACTTTAAGGATGTTTACGGGAATTGCTCTTCAAGCATTCCAGCAATTTTCAGGTAtcaattttatattttactACGGcgtcaatttcttcaacaagaCAGGAGTCAGTAATAGTTATTTGGTTTCATTCATAACCTACGCTGTTAATGTTGTCTTTAATGTGCCTGGCTTATTTTTTGtggaattttttggtaGGCGTAAGGTCCTAGTTGTCGGGGGTGTTATCATGACTATAGCTAACTTTATTGTAGCTATTGTTGGTTGTTCCTTAAAAACTGTAGCTGCCGCAAAAGTTATGATAGCATTCATATGTTTATTCATAGCTGCCTTTTCCGCCACATGGGGTGGTGTTGTTTGGGTTATTTCAGCAGAATTGTACCCACTGGGTGTGAGATCTAAGTGTACAGCTATATGCGCTGCTGCTAACTGGCTTGTAAACTTTATTTGTGCTTTGATTACCCCTTATATTGTGGATACAGGGTCTCATACATCATCGTTAGGTgcaaaaatattctttatttggGGCTCCTTAAATGCAATGGGGGTTATAGTGGTTTACTTGACCGTTTATGAGACGAAGGGTTTGACgttagaagaaattgacgaATTATATATTAAATCATCCAGTGGAGTTGTGTCGccaaaattcaataaagatATTAGAGAACGCGCACTGAAATTTCAATACGATCCTTTGCAAAGATTGGAAGACGGCAAGAATACTTTTGTTGCTAAACGAAATAattctgatgatgaaacaCCAAGAAATGATTTTCGAAATACGATATCGGGGGAAATGGATCATAGTCCCAATCAAGAACAAGTTCATTCTATTCCTGAACGTGTTGACATCCCTACTAGCTCAGAAATACCTCAAAGCCCCGAAAATATTAATGGCATTGCAGCTCCTATAATACCTCCTTTGCAAGACATTTCAATACCGCAAGCGCCAGAACTTGTTGAAGTTCAAACCAAGTACGTGGACTTAGGAAATGGTCTGGGTCTCAACACGTATAATAGAGGGCCTCCCTCACTCTCGAGTGATTCAAGCGAAGATTACacagaagatgaaataatCGGGCCCTCATCCCAAGGCGATCTAAGCAATAGAAGTACTATGAATGATATTAATGACTATATGGCACGTCTCATCCACAGTAACTCTACCACAAGTAACACTACAGATAAATTCTCAGGTAACCAAAGTACAATTCGTTACCACACAGCTTCCTCACATTCGGATACTACTGAAGAAGACAGCAATTTAATGGATCTGGGAAACGGGCTTGCTTTGAATGCTTATAACAGAGGTCCACCTTCAATTTTAATGGATTCCagtgatgaagaagcaaaTGATAATGAGGAAATTGATAATGTGGACTCAGTTCAAGATTCAGTTGGTATGAAAGAACGTATGGCGCAGTTTGCGCAGAGCTACATTGACAAGAGAGGCCCTCCGGTACCCGAAACTCCATCTTATGTTTTGAGCACTCCTCTCCCTGTGTTGGCTGATcccaataaaaataataatgaagacCCCCACTCGAGTGAAGAGAACTCGACTAATCAACCtgtaaatgaaaataatgataagaAATAA
- the NUS1 gene encoding ditrans,polycis-polyprenyl diphosphate synthase (prenyltransferase~similar to YDL193W), with protein MPTMIKKDDKTMEPPNGKPHRKIERDDVPESSNHIPPPESGVLKGGEVNSKTRALKAVTSIIADADEKPQKKLNNEVNGTQKQKTEYWGKSIGKFEYIFYKFLLVLLYICFGLFRYGQYQYHKMKLRIFSIIYNHAYTPQLIRQDVVSLKKIPKRLAAILEVKPVGDVGGGVTGLLNDASEIVCWTVSAGIKHLMLYDYDGILQRNVPELRMEIHSNLAKYFGPAHVPNYAVKIPHSNKIFYNLDGIETETDVSNEIEANEEKDKIAIEISLLSNRDGRETIVDLTKTMAELCAVNELSVSDITMDLVDSELKQLVGPEPDLLLYFGPSLDLQGFPPWHIRLTEFYWEKDNNEVIYSVFIRGLRQYAGCKVNVGK; from the coding sequence ATGCCTACGATGATCAAAAAGGATGATAAAACAATGGAGCCCCCTAATGGAAAACCGCATAGAAAGATCGAAAGGGATGATGTTCCAGAGTCTTCCAATCATATCCCCCCTCCAGAATCTGGTGTCTTAAAAGGTGGTGAGGTTAATTCAAAAACCAGAGCCTTGAAGGCCGTTACAAGTATCATTGCAGACGCCGATGAGAAGCCtcagaagaagttgaacAATGAGGTGAATGGAACCCAGAAGCAAAAGACAGAATATTGGGGTAAAAGCATAGGTAAATTTGAATACattttttacaaatttttacttGTGCTGCTATACATTTGCTTCGGGTTGTTTCGATACGGTCAATACCAATATCATAAGATGAAACTAAGAATATTCAGTATCATCTACAACCATGCATATACGCCACAATTGATTAGACAGGACGttgtttctttgaaaaaaattcctaAAAGGTTAGCCGCAATCTTGGAAGTCAAGCCTGTTGGCGACGTTGGCGGCGGTGTGACAGGCTTATTAAATGACGCGAGTGAAATTGTATGTTGGACTGTTTCAGCCGGTATAAAACATTTGATGTTGTACGATTACGATGGAATATTACAAAGAAATGTTCCAGAACTGAGAATGGAAATTCACTCCAACCTGGCTAAGTATTTTGGGCCAGCTCATGTCCCAAACTACGCTGTTAAAATACCTCATTCTAACAAGATATTCTATAACCTGGACGGGATTGAAACTGAAACCGATGTCAGTAATGAAATAGAAGCTAACGAAGAAAAGGACAAGATTGCcattgaaatttctttattgtcTAACAGAGACGGTAGAGAGACGATTGTCGACTTGACGAAAACTATGGCTGAGTTGTGTGCCGTTAACGAATTGAGTGTTTCTGACATCACAATGGACTTAGTCGATTCAGAGCTGAAACAATTAGTTGGACCCGAACCAGATTTATTGTTATATTTCGGGCCTTCATTGGATTTACAAGGGTTCCCGCCTTGGCATATTAGATTAACTGAATTTTACTGGGAAAAAGATAACAATGAAGTCATATATTCGGTTTTTATCCGCGGTTTAAGACAGTACGCAGGATGTAAAGTGAATGTTGGTAAGTGA
- the ARF1 gene encoding Arf family GTPase ARF1 (ADP-ribosylation factor~similar to YDL192W) gives MGLFASKLFSNLFGNKEMRILMVGLDGAGKTTVLYKLKLGEVITTIPTIGFNVETVQYKNISFTVWDVGGQDRIRSLWRHYYRNTEGVIFVVDSNDRSRIGEAREVMQRMLNEDELRNAAWLVFANKQDLPEAMSAAEITEKLGLHSIRNRPWFIQATCATSGEGLYEGLEWLSNSLKNST, from the coding sequence ATGGGTTTGTTTGCCTCTAAGTTGTTCAGTAACCTTTTTGGTAACAAAGAAATGCGTATTCTTATGGTCGGTCTTGATGGTGCTGGTAAGACCACCGTTTTGTACAAGTTGAAATTGGGTGAAGTTATCACCACCATTCCAACAATTGGTTTCAACGTTGAGACAGTCCAATATAAGAACATTTCATTTACTGTCTGGGATGTCGGTGGACAAGACAGAATTAGATCTCTATGGAGACACTACTATAGAAACACTGAAGGTGTTATCTTTGTTGTCGACTCCAACGATAGATCGCGTATTGGTGAAGCTAGAGAAGTCATGCAAAGAATGTTGAACGAAGACGAATTGAGAAACGCCGCTTGGTTGGTTTTCGCTAACAAGCAAGATTTGCCAGAAGCCATGTCTGCTGCTGAAATCACTGAAAAACTAGGTTTACATTCTATCAGAAACCGTCCATGGTTTATCCAAGCCACTTGTGCTACCTCCGGTGAAGGTTTGTACGAAGGTTTGGAATGGTTAAGTAAcagtttgaaaaactcAACTTAA
- the RPL35A gene encoding 60S ribosomal protein uL29 (Ribosomal 60S subunit protein L35A~similar to YDL191W), with the protein MAGVKAYELRTKSKEQLASQLVDLKKELAELKVQKLSRPSLPKIKTVRKSIACVLTVINEQQREAVRQLYKGKKYQPKDLRAKKTRALRRALTKFEASQVTEKQRKKQIAFPQRKYAIKA; encoded by the exons ATG GCCGGTGTTAAAGCTTACGAACTAAGAACCAAATCCAAGGAACAATTGGCTTCCCAATTGGTTGACTTGAAGAAGGAGTTGGCTGAATTGAAGGTCCAAAAGTTGTCCAGACCATCTTTGCCTAAGATCAAGACCGTCAGAAAGAGTATCGCCTGTGTCTTGACCGTCATCAACGAACAACAAAGAGAAGCCGTTAGACAATTATACAAGGGTAAGAAGTACCAACCAAAGGACTTGAGAGCCAAGAAGACCAGAGCTTTGAGAAGAGCTTTGACCAAATTCGAAGCTTCCCAAGTTACcgaaaagcaaagaaagaagcaAATCGCTTTCCCACAAAGAAAGTACGCTATTAAGGCTTAA
- the UFD2 gene encoding ubiquitin-ubiquitin ligase UFD2 (Ubiquitin chain assembly factor (E4)~similar to YDL190C), giving the protein MTAIEDILQITTDPSDSRGYTVLKSEEVPQGSILGVDFIDTLLLYQLTENENLDKPFEYLNDCFRRNQQQKRITKNKPNTESLHSTFQEIDRLVIGYGVVALQIENFCTNGAFINYVTEIVLNVNSYTDFLSQIIQRAILEGTALDLLNAVFPTLLEYCNQHVSHFDLNESVIYNNVLTIFELFVTFKPIAEIFTKIDCFFADYNCKPQFFEKQTIMGPILSLSPIDAAVAIRNYGDNLLRSKQQTAMIHESLQAEHKVVIDRLFFIVDKLVRGSLDSRTDMISYFAHIANKNHLRRADHPPFKELSSNGFMSNITLLLVRFSQPFLDISYNKIDKIDANYFNNPSLFIDLSGETRLNSDFKEADAFYDENRKTADSKPNFISDCFFLTLTYLHYGLGGTLSFEEKMGSEIKALKEEIEKVKKIAASHDVFARFVTAQLSKMEKALKTTESSRFALQGFFAHRSLQLEVFDFICGASTFLIRVVDPKHEFPFKQIELPLIPDQIGVENVDNADFLRAHAPVPFKYYPEFVVEGPINYSLYISKYQTSPIFRNPRLGSFVEFTTMVLRCPELVSNPHLKGKLVQLLSVGAMPLTDNSPGFMMDIFEHDELVNKNLLYALLDFYVIVEKTGSSSQFYDKFNSRYSISIILEELYYNIPSYKNQLIWQSQNNADFFVRFVARMLNDLTFLLDEGLSNLAEVHNIQNELDNRARGAPPTREEEDKELQTRLASASRQAKSSCGLADKSMKLFEIYSKDIPAAFVTPEIVYRLASMLNYNLESLVGPKCGELKVKDPQSYSFNPKDLLKALTTVYINLSEQSEFISAVAKDERSFNRNLFVRAVDILGRKTGLASQEFIEKLLNFANKAEDQRKADEEEDLEYGDVPDEFLDPLMYTIMKDPVILPASKMNIDRSTIKAHLLSDSTDPFNRMPLKLDDVTPNEELRQRILCFKKQKKEEAKNKASE; this is encoded by the coding sequence ATGACCGCCATAGAAGATATCCTACAAATCACTACCGATCCTTCCGATAGCCGTGGCTACACTGTGTTGAAGTCCGAGGAAGTCCCCCAAGGCTCGATTCTCGGAGTAGATTTCATTGATACGCTATTATTATACCAACTCACCGAAAATGAGAATCTGGATAAACCGtttgaatatttgaatGATTGCTTCCGCCGTAATCAGCAACAAAAGAGAATCACCAAAAACAAACCAAATACCGAGTCATTACATTCCACTTTCCAAGAGATCGATCGTCTCGTCATTGGTTATGGTGTAGTTGCCCTACAAATAGAGAACTTTTGCACAAATGGCGCCTTCATCAATTATGTTACTGAAATCGTTTTGAATGTTAACTCATACACTGATTTCCTCTCCcaaatcattcaaagaGCTATATTGGAAGGTACCGCCTTGGATTTACTTAACGCTGTTTTCCCGACATTATTAGAGTACTGCAATCAACATGTAAGCCATTTCGACCTAAACGAATCTGTAATTTACAACAACGTTCttaccatttttgaattatttGTTACATTTAAGCCTATTGCAGAAATTTTCACTAAGATAGACTGTTTTTTTGCGGACTATAACTGTAAACCAcagttttttgaaaagcaaaCGATAATGGGTCCTATTTTATCTCTTTCTCCCATAGACGCTGCTGTTGCGATCCGTAACTACGGTGATAATCTTTTGCGTTCCAAACAACAGACGGCCATGATCCATGAGTCCCTACAAGCAGAGCACAAAGTTGTCATAGATAGActctttttcattgttgaTAAGCTTGTTCGTGGCTCTCTAGACTCAAGGACTGATATGATTAGTTATTTTGCCCATATCGCTAATAAAAACCATTTACGTAGAGCTGATCATCCACCATTCAAAGAACTATCTTCTAACGGATTCATGTCCAATATTACTTTATTATTGGTTAGATTCTCTCAACCGTTTCTAGATATCTCATACAACAAAATCGACAAAATCGATGCAAATTACTTTAACAATCCAAgtttatttattgatttATCAGGAGAAACACGCCTAAATTCTGATTTTAAAGAAGCAGATGCATTCTATGACGAGAATAGAAAAACCGCAGATTCCAAGCCCAACTTTATCTCTGATTGCTTTTTCTTAACGCTAACTTACCTGCATTATGGTCTCGGAGGTACGCTGtcatttgaagagaaaatggGATCTGAAATCAAAGCGTTGAAGgaggaaattgaaaaagtaaagaaaatagcCGCGAGCCACGATGTCTTCGCAAGATTCGTTACAGCACAATTATCTAAGATGGAGAAGGCATTGAAAACAACAGAATCTTCGCGATTTGCACTTCAAGGATTCTTTGCTCACAGATCTCTTCAGCTAGAggtttttgatttcatttgTGGCGCCTCTACGTTTTTGATTCGTGTTGTGGATCCCAAACACGAATTCCCGTTTAAACAAATTGAATTGCCATTAATTCCGGACCAAATAGGTGTTGAAAACGTAGACAATGCTGATTTTTTGAGAGCGCATGCTCCAGTACCTTTCAAATACTACCCAGAATTTGTTGTAGAGGGACCAATTAACTATTCTCTATACATTTCGAAGTACCAGACCTCTCCAATTTTTAGAAATCCACGTCTGGGATCGTTTGTAGAGTTTACAACAATGGTGCTCCGTTGCCCTGAATTGGTTTCCAACCCACATTTAAAAGGCAAATTAGTCCAATTATTAAGTGTTGGTGCTATGCCATTAACAGATAACTCTCCCGGATTCATGATGGATATATTCGAGCACGACGAATTAGTTAACAAAAATTTGCTATATGCTCTGCTTGACTTCTATGttattgttgaaaaaacagGTTCTTCTTCACAATTTTACGATAAATTCAACAGCAGATATAGtatatcaataattttgGAGGAGCTTTATTACAATATACCATCTTATAAAAACCAATTGATCTGGCAGTCTCAAAACAATGCCGACTTCTTTGTGAGGTTTGTCGCTCGTATGTTAAATGACTTGACTTTCCTGCTGGATGAAGGTCTAAGTAATTTAGCTGAAGTTCataatattcaaaatgaGCTAGATAATCGCGCAAGGGGCGCACCACCAACAAGAGAGGAAGAGGACAAAGAGTTACAAACGAGATTGGCGTCCGCTTCTAGACAAGCTAAGTCTTCATGTGGATTGGCTGATAAATCAATGAAGCTGTTCGAAATTTATTCGAAAGATATACCAGCCGCATTTGTGACACCGGAAATCGTATATAGATTGGCCAGTATGCTAAACTATAACTTAGAGTCACTAGTCGGTCCTAAATGCGGGGAACTGAAAGTGAAAGACCCACAGAGTTATTCATTCAACCCAAAAGATTTGTTAAAAGCCCTAACAACTGTTTATATCAATCTTTCCGAACAATCGGAGTTCATCAGCGCTGTTGCTAAAGACGAAAGGTCTTTCAATAGAAACCTTTTTGTTCGTGCAGTTGATATCCTTGGCAGAAAAACTGGTTTAGCATCTCAAGagtttattgaaaaactattGAACTTTGCCAATAAAGCCGAAGATCAAAGAAAGGctgatgaagaggaagatcTTGAGTACGGTGACGTCCCTGATGAGTTCTTAGATCCTTTGATGTACACAATCATGAAAGATCCTGTCATTTTACCAGCATCTAAAATGAATATTGACAGAAGCACCATTAAAGCACATCTATTAAGTGACTCTACTGACCCATTTAATAGGATGCCCTTGAAGCTAGACGATGTAACGCCCAATGAAGAGTTAAGACAAAgaattctttgttttaaaaaacaaaagaaggaagaagccaaaaataaagcaagCGAGTGA
- the RBS1 gene encoding Rbs1p (similar to YDL189W), with translation MTVLDSGNWGLTPAMEAGLFQKPQDRIFIIELENSIVSFINSNTESFQLRPMNSYYRLLSHQIAEYHNLNHVLARTQDSCVILFKGENFQKIEGKPLLQELQLSKKPEESVSSSESIDKSNNNRIFRILKRKEVNNDRDSKTDGNVSNNKLTADFDKDQKVETDDKSSTDLEQERIEKERLYEQRKQEIFDKLNKNENDGKSTNSSGSNDSDNEWGDWLNGDDSNTLTSNGSVSSSSPFNSSTTTTQLNKPHQQFYDCRRGRGGRRRGAGNYKDAYRVQNRRNKENGGYQSGYPTPYVVYPPPQMGSNSMPTYPLMYNPAGPAPGPAPTPMVMGGNTVFMNPYMYNMNSQGSCSFGAPVPMYPPYQYQYQYPYNTQYHNGPYSNTPNYNSNSYTRTSANKYNQPQRKNSSSGVIQKHNDGNNNNQEIRRAIAKGSPSTKDTNSVEMKFDKLNI, from the coding sequence ATGACAGTTCTAGATTCTGGAAACTGGGGATTGACACCCGCTATGGAAGCGGGCTTGTTCCAGAAACCACAAGACCGTATCTTTATAATAGAGCTGGAAAATTCCATAGTGTCATTCATAAACTCAAACACGGAGTCGTTTCAGTTAAGGCCCATGAACTCATATTATAGGCTTCTGTCGCATCAAATAGCTGAATACCACAACTTGAACCATGTTTTGGCAAGAACTCAGGATAGTTGTGTGATTCTTTTCAAAGGTGAGAATTTCCAAAAGATTGAAGGAAAACCACTCTTACAAGAGTTGCAGCTGAGCAAAAAACCGGAAGAATCAGTTTCCTCAAGTGAGAGTATTGACAAATCCAACAATAACAGAATATTTCGAATTTTGAAACGGAAAGAGGTAAATAACGACCGTGATTCTAAAACCGATGGTAATGTATCAAATAATAAGTTGACAGCCGATTTCGATAAGGATCAAAAAGTCGAAACTGATGACAAATCAAGTACTGATTTGGAACAAGAAAggattgaaaaagaaagacttTATGAACAACGtaaacaagaaatttttgataagcTTAACAAGAATGAAAACGATGGAAAGTCAACCAACAGTAGCGGTAGTAATGATAGCGACAATGAATGGGGTGACTGGTTGAATGGAGATGACTCCAATACACTAACTAGCAACGGTTCAGTCAGTTCTTCATCACCATTTAATTCATCCACAACGACGACACAACTAAATAAACCTCATCAACAATTTTACGACTGtcgaagaggaagaggaggaagaagaagaggcgCAGGCAATTACAAGGATGCGTATCGAGTTCAAAATCGCCGGAACAAAGAAAACGGTGGTTACCAATCGGGGTACCCTACGCCCTACGTTGTGTATCCTCCTCCGCAAATGGGCAGCAATAGTATGCCAACCTACCCACTAATGTATAATCCAGCTGGTCCTGCTCCCGGTCCTGCTCCTACACCCATGGTAATGGGTGGTAACACAGTCTTTATGAACCCTTACATGTACAATATGAATTCGCAAGGGTCCTGTTCATTTGGCGCCCCGGTGCCTATGTACCCGCCATACCAgtatcaatatcaatatccATATAACACTCAATATCACAACGGGCCATATAGCAATACACCAAACTATAATTCTAACAGTTACACAAGGACCTCAGCAAACAAGTACAACCAGcctcaaagaaaaaattcatcttcTGGCGTGATTCAGAAACATAATGATggtaataataacaacCAGGAAATTCGCAGGGCTATTGCTAAGGGTTCGCCGTCAACTAAAGACACTAATTCGGTAGAGATGAAATTTGATAAACTAAACATCTAG
- the PPH22 gene encoding phosphoprotein phosphatase 2A catalytic subunit PPH22 (Catalytic subunit of protein phosphatase 2A (PP2A)~similar to YDL188C) encodes MDMEIDDPMHGSDEDQLSPTLDEDMNSNDSKNNTKARSSDEDIDEELDDFNFKPGSSGIADHKSSKPLELTNTNINQLDQWIEYLGKCEPLSEDDVARLCKMAVDVLQFEENVKPINVPVTICGDVHGQFHDLLELFKIGGPCPDTNYLFMGDYVDRGYYSVETVSYLVAMKVRYPHRITILRGNHESRQITQVYGFYDECLRKYGSANVWKMFTDLFDYFPVTALVDNKIFCLHGGLSPMIETIDQVRDLNRIQEVPHEGPMCDLLWSDPDDRGGWGISPRGAGFTFGQDISEQFNHTNDLSLIARAHQLVMEGYAWSHQENVVTIFSAPNYCYRCGNQAAIMEVDENHNRQFLQYDPSVRPGEPTVTRKTPDYFL; translated from the coding sequence atggatatGGAGATTGATGACCCTATGCACGGTTCAGATGAAGATCAATTATCACCCACTCTCGATGAAGACATGAATAGTAATGAcagcaaaaataatacGAAGGCGCGTTCCAGTGACGAAGACATAGATGAAGAGTTGGACgattttaattttaaaCCGGGCTCCTCGGGTATAGCAGATCATAAATCCTCCAAACCGCTAGAACTAACCAATACGAATATAAATCAGCTTGACCAATGGATTGAGTATTTGGGAAAATGCGAACCATTGTCAGAAGACGACGTAGCTCGACTGTGTAAGATGGCAGTAGACGTGTTACAGTTCGAGGAAAATGTTAAGCCAATCAATGTGCCTGTAACCATTTGTGGTGACGTACACGGTCAATTTCACGACTTGTTAGAACTTTTCAAGATTGGCGGTCCTTGTCCCGATACCAATTACCTTTTCATGGGTGATTACGTGGATAGGGGATATTATTCCGTTGAGACTGTGTCCTACTTGGTCGCCATGAAAGTCAGATACCCACATAGAATCACGATACTGAGAGGAAATCACGAATCTAGGCAAATTACCCAGGTATACGGGTTTTATGACGAATGTTTGAGAAAGTACGGCAGTGCAAACGTGTGGAAAATGTTTACCGATCTATTCGATTACTTCCCCGTTACGGCTTTGGTagataataaaattttctgtCTGCATGGAGGTCTTTCACCTATGATAGAGACAATAGATCAGGTTAGAGATTTAAATAGAATACAGGAAGTGCCTCATGAAGGTCCCATGTGTGACCTTCTCTGGTCCGATCCTGATGATAGAGGCGGATGGGGAATCAGTCCCAGAGGTGCAGGGTTCACGTTTGGTCAAGACATCAGTGAGCAATTTAATCACACTAATGATCTATCATTAATAGCAAGAGCACATCAACTGGTCATGGAAGGCTACGCTTGGTCTCACCAAGAAAACGTTGTTACCATCTTCAGTGCTCCAAATTACTGCTATAGATGTGGTAACCAGGCTGCTATTATGGAGGTGGATGAAAATCATAATAGACAATTCTTACAATACGATCCATCTGTGAGACCGGGTGAACCAACCGTCACTAGAAAGACACCAGATTATTTCTTATAA